A single region of the Enterococcus mundtii genome encodes:
- a CDS encoding NAD(P)H-dependent glycerol-3-phosphate dehydrogenase: protein MKQKIAVLGPGSWGTALAQTLAENGHDVRIWGNVPEQITEINTYHTNKHYLPELHLPESIIGYTELAEAVKEVDAVLFVVPTKAIRAVAQELLQHLTTKPVIIHASKGLEQDTHKRISEVIAEEIPEEKRQSIVVLSGPSHAEEVAVHDITTITAASVDQKAATYVQELFMNDYFRIYTNNDVIGVETGAALKNIIAIGAGAIHGLGFGDNAKAAIMTRGLAEISRLGVAMGANPLTFIGLSGVGDLIVTCTSVHSRNWRAGHMLGEGQKLDQILENMGMIVEGVSTTKAAVELADQLGVEMPITQTIYQVLYQGKDIKQAAKEIMLRDGKMENEFQ, encoded by the coding sequence ATGAAACAAAAAATTGCAGTATTAGGCCCTGGCTCTTGGGGAACTGCTTTAGCTCAAACCTTAGCAGAAAATGGACATGACGTCCGTATCTGGGGGAATGTTCCAGAACAAATCACAGAAATCAATACGTATCATACGAATAAACACTATTTACCTGAGTTACATTTACCAGAATCAATCATCGGTTACACAGAATTGGCTGAAGCTGTCAAAGAGGTAGATGCAGTATTATTTGTCGTACCGACGAAAGCAATCCGTGCTGTAGCACAAGAATTGCTACAACATTTAACGACAAAACCAGTGATCATCCATGCAAGTAAAGGATTAGAACAAGACACGCATAAGCGGATCTCAGAAGTGATTGCTGAAGAAATCCCAGAAGAAAAACGTCAATCCATCGTTGTTTTGTCGGGACCTAGTCATGCAGAGGAAGTGGCAGTCCACGATATCACAACGATTACTGCTGCAAGTGTTGATCAAAAAGCAGCTACTTATGTGCAAGAATTATTTATGAATGATTATTTCCGAATCTATACAAATAATGATGTGATCGGTGTGGAAACAGGTGCAGCATTGAAGAATATCATTGCAATCGGTGCCGGCGCGATCCACGGTCTTGGTTTTGGTGACAATGCGAAAGCGGCGATCATGACAAGAGGATTAGCTGAAATCAGTCGTCTCGGTGTAGCAATGGGCGCGAACCCTTTGACCTTTATTGGATTGAGCGGTGTTGGTGATCTGATCGTCACTTGTACCAGTGTCCATTCACGAAATTGGCGCGCGGGTCATATGTTAGGTGAAGGACAGAAATTAGACCAAATCCTAGAGAATATGGGAATGATCGTGGAGGGTGTATCGACAACAAAAGCGGCGGTTGAACTTGCTGATCAACTAGGTGTAGAAATGCCCATCACTCAAACAATCTATCAGGTCCTTTATCAAGGGAAGGATATCAAACAAGCAGCAAAAGAAATCATGTTGCGTGATGGCAAGATGGAAAACGAATTTCAGTAA
- the galU gene encoding UTP--glucose-1-phosphate uridylyltransferase GalU, translating to MENKIVRKAVIPAAGLGTRFLPATKAMAKEMLPIVDKPTIQFIVEEALASGIEDILIVTGKEKRPIEDHFDSNIELELNLQEKNKIDLLKLVEETTNVNLHFIRQSHPLGLGHAVLQAKTFVGDEPFIVMLGDDLMEDEIPLTKQLILDYEKTKGSTVAVMKVPHEDTSKYGIIDPETKESEGLYEVKRFVEKPTPEQAPSDLAIIGRYLLTPEIFELLETQKPGAGNEVQLTDAIDELNKKQPVYARVFKGSRYDVGDKFGYLKTSIEYGLGHPEISEQLKQYLIDLSHSLD from the coding sequence ATGGAGAATAAAATCGTAAGAAAAGCAGTCATTCCTGCAGCAGGTCTAGGTACACGTTTTTTACCTGCTACAAAGGCAATGGCAAAAGAAATGTTGCCGATCGTTGATAAACCAACGATCCAATTTATCGTAGAGGAAGCTTTAGCTTCGGGGATCGAAGATATTTTGATCGTTACCGGAAAAGAAAAACGACCGATTGAAGACCATTTTGATTCGAATATCGAATTAGAATTGAATCTACAAGAAAAAAATAAAATCGACTTGCTAAAATTAGTCGAAGAAACAACGAATGTCAATCTCCACTTTATCCGTCAGTCCCATCCTTTAGGACTAGGTCATGCGGTATTACAAGCGAAAACTTTTGTTGGAGATGAACCATTCATCGTTATGCTTGGGGACGATTTGATGGAAGATGAGATTCCACTGACAAAACAATTGATCTTAGATTACGAGAAAACAAAAGGTTCGACTGTAGCAGTCATGAAAGTTCCTCATGAAGACACGTCAAAATATGGGATCATCGATCCAGAAACAAAAGAATCTGAAGGCTTGTATGAAGTGAAACGATTCGTCGAAAAACCAACACCTGAACAAGCTCCGAGTGATTTAGCGATTATTGGACGCTACTTATTGACACCAGAAATTTTTGAATTATTAGAAACACAAAAACCTGGAGCTGGAAATGAGGTTCAATTGACGGATGCAATTGATGAATTAAATAAAAAGCAACCCGTATATGCGAGAGTATTCAAAGGCTCTAGATATGATGTCGGTGATAAATTTGGTTATCTAAAAACAAGTATCGAATACGGTTTAGGTCATCCTGAAATCAGCGAGCAGCTGAAACAATACCTCATTGATCTAAGTCATTCTCTGGACTAA
- a CDS encoding SIS domain-containing protein — protein MSLPYFDYCQKLEQKLRIEEPLMEQAGRWIATQIHRGGCLHIFASRTLQGTAYEFWQQCPKILPTQLIEHPAAGIYESLEGTGQAIIEQINAQPEDIFLFLSNEGRNPAIIELAEWVKEQGYLLIVITGFDLSRSIKSRHSSGLRLYEYADLVLDNYATIDDAVLTVPKFEPAICGAASLATLILLQQIVYFSVYYLLESH, from the coding sequence ATGAGCTTACCCTATTTTGATTATTGTCAAAAACTTGAACAAAAATTAAGGATCGAGGAACCCTTGATGGAACAAGCGGGTCGTTGGATCGCTACACAGATTCATCGAGGAGGATGTTTACATATTTTTGCTAGCCGTACCTTACAAGGCACTGCCTATGAATTTTGGCAACAATGTCCAAAAATCTTGCCAACTCAGTTGATTGAACATCCCGCAGCGGGGATTTATGAGTCGCTGGAAGGAACTGGCCAAGCAATCATTGAACAAATCAATGCGCAACCCGAAGATATTTTTCTTTTCTTATCAAATGAAGGTAGAAATCCTGCAATCATTGAACTGGCGGAATGGGTCAAAGAACAAGGGTATCTATTGATCGTGATCACCGGATTTGACTTATCCCGAAGTATCAAGTCAAGACATAGTAGTGGTTTGCGCTTATATGAATATGCAGATCTAGTATTAGATAACTATGCAACGATAGATGATGCCGTCCTTACGGTTCCTAAATTTGAGCCAGCTATATGTGGTGCAGCTTCCTTAGCAACCTTAATCCTATTACAGCAGATCGTTTATTTTTCAGTGTATTATTTGTTGGAGAGTCACTAA
- the yfcC gene encoding putative basic amino acid antiporter YfcC: protein MKRKNSSVKKKRDFTKMTTPHTYVIIFGVVVLAWLLTFIVPAGRFSTQDIEYKDANGETSTRTVLRQDSFRYAYELDKAFVFDQLEELQNDPKEREKLAVPEEGLEEVLAAGEKNLTQEKLDEISLTDDVLYDEYGEDIYDTSKKLHKTAKLWGTDDFGGFGFLNFVFEGLVSGDKYGSAVGIAALILVVGGAFGIIMRTGAIDAGIYAFINKTRGLERLALPLLFFAFSFGGATFGMAEEVIPFSMVMVPFVIALGYDSIVAVTVTYVASQVGNATSWMSPFSVAVAQGIAGIPVLSGATFRLIMWVVVTALSAGYLMIYGEKVRKNPESSLTYKSDEYFRNHLKKTSDEQKPFTLGHKLILGEMLIVLVWIVWGVTQKGYYIPEIASQFFVMGLVAGIIAVLFKLDGMTVNDIASSFQSGAADLAGTAIVVGMAKGILLVLGGSDASVPSALNTILHGIGTALTGVPAVIGAWAMYVFQSLFNLVVTSNSGQAALTMPIMAPLADLVGVSRQVAVLAYQLGSGFMDAFTPVSASLIGVLGVARIEWAKWARFQIKMQGFFFVLGTIFIMIAIAIGLQ, encoded by the coding sequence TTGAAGAGAAAAAATTCTTCAGTAAAGAAAAAACGAGACTTTACCAAAATGACGACACCGCATACGTATGTCATTATTTTTGGTGTAGTTGTACTTGCCTGGTTATTAACGTTTATCGTACCAGCTGGGAGATTCAGTACGCAAGATATAGAATACAAAGATGCAAATGGAGAAACCAGTACCAGAACAGTATTACGCCAAGATTCGTTTCGTTATGCTTATGAATTAGATAAGGCTTTTGTATTTGATCAACTGGAAGAATTACAAAATGATCCAAAGGAAAGAGAAAAGCTAGCTGTTCCTGAAGAAGGATTAGAAGAAGTCTTGGCAGCTGGTGAGAAAAACTTGACCCAGGAGAAACTAGATGAAATCTCACTGACAGATGATGTTTTATACGATGAATATGGTGAAGACATCTATGACACCTCAAAGAAATTGCATAAAACAGCAAAACTATGGGGGACCGATGATTTCGGTGGTTTCGGCTTTTTAAACTTCGTTTTTGAAGGTCTAGTATCAGGTGATAAATATGGTTCAGCAGTCGGGATTGCTGCACTTATTTTAGTCGTGGGTGGTGCATTCGGGATCATTATGCGAACGGGTGCCATCGATGCAGGTATTTATGCTTTTATCAATAAGACACGTGGTCTAGAACGTTTAGCTTTACCGCTCTTATTCTTTGCTTTTTCATTTGGAGGCGCAACGTTCGGTATGGCTGAAGAAGTCATTCCATTCTCAATGGTCATGGTACCTTTTGTGATTGCCTTAGGCTATGATTCAATCGTCGCCGTCACAGTCACCTATGTGGCGTCACAAGTCGGGAATGCCACGTCATGGATGAGTCCGTTCAGTGTCGCCGTTGCTCAAGGGATTGCAGGTATTCCAGTCTTATCAGGCGCCACCTTCCGATTGATCATGTGGGTCGTCGTGACTGCGTTATCGGCTGGTTACTTAATGATCTATGGCGAAAAAGTTCGGAAGAATCCGGAAAGTTCATTAACGTATAAATCTGATGAATACTTCCGTAACCACTTGAAGAAAACATCCGATGAACAAAAACCATTTACACTAGGCCATAAATTGATTTTAGGCGAAATGTTGATCGTTTTAGTTTGGATCGTTTGGGGAGTCACACAAAAAGGCTATTATATCCCAGAAATCGCCTCTCAATTTTTTGTTATGGGACTCGTTGCAGGGATCATTGCTGTTTTATTCAAATTGGACGGTATGACGGTCAATGATATCGCCTCTTCTTTCCAATCTGGAGCAGCAGATCTAGCTGGAACAGCGATCGTTGTTGGGATGGCAAAAGGAATCTTACTTGTATTAGGTGGATCAGATGCTTCTGTACCTTCTGCGCTTAATACGATCTTACATGGTATTGGAACAGCACTGACTGGTGTGCCGGCAGTTATCGGGGCATGGGCGATGTACGTATTCCAAAGTTTGTTCAACTTAGTCGTCACTTCAAATTCTGGACAAGCGGCATTGACGATGCCAATCATGGCACCGTTGGCTGATTTAGTAGGTGTCTCTCGTCAAGTGGCTGTATTAGCTTATCAATTAGGTTCAGGATTCATGGATGCGTTCACGCCGGTTTCTGCTAGCTTGATTGGTGTCTTAGGTGTGGCACGGATCGAATGGGCAAAATGGGCACGATTCCAAATCAAAATGCAAGGATTCTTCTTTGTTTTAGGAACGATCTTCATTATGATTGCAATCGCGATCGGACTTCAATAA
- the iadA gene encoding beta-aspartyl-peptidase: MKLIRQIDVYAPEYLGKKDVLVAGNKIVALEDQLSGGYEELIVEEISGEGKLLTPGFIDAHFHILGGGGEGGYHNRTPEVTLSQLTTAGVTTVVGCIGTDGEGRDTTALISKARGLEAEGLTTYVYVGSYRLPVKTVTDSLIKDFLTIDKIIGIGEIAVSDHRSSQPTFDEFARSVADARVGGMLSGKAGIVNVHLGGGSRKLELLNRVVEETEIPITQFYPTHANRTTELLAACIEFAKKGGTIDFTASEDPDFWEKTDGEVRFSKALKQLLEAQVSLDNFTLTSDGQGSLPYFDQENHFIGMGVGSAKSLLVGIKEAVQKEDIPLEIALRAVTSNPARVLKLDQKGRIAVGKDADLCLLDKETLEIDTVIANGTIMVQEKQVKVWGTFEQILNN, from the coding sequence ATGAAACTCATTCGACAAATCGATGTCTATGCACCAGAATATCTTGGTAAGAAGGACGTATTAGTGGCAGGAAATAAGATTGTTGCCTTGGAAGATCAACTATCCGGCGGTTACGAAGAATTGATCGTGGAAGAAATTTCAGGAGAAGGAAAACTCTTGACCCCAGGTTTTATTGATGCCCATTTCCATATTTTAGGTGGCGGCGGCGAAGGAGGCTATCATAATCGCACGCCAGAAGTCACACTTAGTCAATTAACGACAGCAGGAGTGACAACAGTCGTAGGTTGTATCGGGACAGATGGCGAGGGTCGAGATACGACTGCTTTGATCAGTAAAGCAAGAGGGTTAGAGGCAGAAGGATTGACTACGTATGTTTATGTTGGTTCTTATCGGTTGCCGGTCAAAACGGTGACTGATTCATTGATCAAAGATTTTCTTACCATTGATAAGATCATTGGGATCGGAGAAATCGCTGTCTCTGATCATCGCTCTTCTCAGCCAACATTCGATGAGTTTGCTCGGTCAGTGGCGGATGCTCGTGTTGGGGGCATGTTATCAGGTAAAGCAGGGATCGTGAATGTCCATTTAGGTGGCGGAAGTCGAAAATTGGAACTATTGAATCGTGTGGTTGAAGAAACAGAAATCCCTATTACTCAGTTTTATCCGACGCATGCGAATCGGACAACTGAATTATTAGCTGCATGTATCGAATTTGCGAAAAAAGGTGGAACGATCGATTTCACTGCAAGTGAAGATCCTGATTTTTGGGAAAAGACCGATGGTGAAGTTCGTTTCAGTAAAGCATTGAAGCAGTTATTGGAAGCACAAGTCTCTCTTGATAACTTCACCTTGACCTCCGATGGACAAGGTAGTCTCCCATATTTTGACCAAGAGAACCATTTTATCGGTATGGGCGTCGGTAGTGCGAAATCCTTACTGGTGGGCATCAAAGAAGCCGTTCAAAAAGAAGACATTCCTTTAGAGATTGCCTTACGAGCTGTGACGTCCAATCCTGCAAGAGTCCTTAAACTGGACCAAAAGGGAAGAATCGCTGTTGGTAAAGATGCAGATCTTTGTCTACTTGATAAAGAAACCTTAGAAATCGATACGGTGATCGCTAATGGCACCATCATGGTCCAAGAAAAACAAGTGAAAGTTTGGGGAACATTTGAGCAAATTCTTAACAACTAA
- a CDS encoding CsbD family protein has protein sequence MADLEGRSKDLKDKVAGEGKEAYGKATGDRSKETEGKAQSVGADIKSKARNIGDEIKEGFEDVKEKFSKKDHK, from the coding sequence ATGGCAGATTTAGAAGGACGCTCTAAAGATTTGAAAGACAAAGTTGCAGGTGAAGGCAAAGAAGCCTATGGAAAAGCAACAGGCGATAGAAGTAAAGAAACAGAAGGTAAAGCCCAATCTGTAGGTGCGGATATCAAGAGTAAAGCTCGTAATATCGGCGATGAAATCAAAGAAGGCTTTGAAGATGTAAAAGAAAAATTTTCAAAAAAAGACCATAAATAG
- a CDS encoding ABC transporter ATP-binding protein produces MLRTENLGFWYQNPTEALYKDVNLSFEKGKMYAILGASGSGKTTFLSLISGLDTPKEGTVYYEERALAKIGLRNYRKNDVSIIFQAYNLLPYLSALDNVITAMEISNTPQKEYRQVALDRLARVGINETLAKQQVTKLSGGQQQRVAIVRAICCEHQLIIADEPTGNLDETTSQEIVQLFQEIAHEQDRCIIIVTHELEVAKKCDEVFELKNKTFASIAIG; encoded by the coding sequence ATGTTACGTACAGAAAACTTGGGCTTCTGGTATCAGAATCCAACAGAAGCACTTTATAAAGATGTGAATCTATCCTTTGAAAAAGGAAAAATGTACGCCATATTAGGGGCTAGTGGTTCAGGAAAGACGACCTTTCTTTCGTTGATTTCAGGACTTGATACACCAAAAGAAGGGACTGTTTATTATGAAGAGCGAGCTTTAGCTAAAATAGGCCTACGGAATTATCGCAAAAATGATGTATCCATTATTTTTCAAGCGTACAACTTATTGCCTTACCTTTCCGCTCTTGATAACGTCATTACCGCCATGGAAATTTCAAATACTCCTCAAAAAGAGTATCGCCAAGTAGCACTTGATCGCTTGGCACGCGTTGGGATAAATGAAACACTTGCAAAACAACAAGTCACTAAATTATCTGGGGGACAACAACAACGCGTAGCGATCGTCCGAGCGATTTGTTGCGAACATCAGTTGATCATTGCGGATGAACCAACAGGAAACCTTGATGAAACGACTTCACAAGAAATCGTTCAACTCTTCCAAGAAATCGCCCATGAGCAAGATCGCTGTATCATCATTGTGACACACGAACTAGAAGTGGCTAAAAAATGTGATGAAGTTTTTGAATTAAAAAATAAAACATTCGCGTCCATTGCCATTGGATAA
- a CDS encoding ABC transporter permease, producing MNFFKRALKSTKVKWGRSLLLLAVFTAILVFVLAGLTIRSAAQEAAEQAQKDVGATVTLSANREAAFQKQTVATDTESGGRPDPGSFSLTPVSVSDAEKIAALDNVASFSFESSASALANSGITAISSSDTSETSEETDTATDAAPNGENMGGAMGGGKPQMIQADFQISGVSNTAQTSGFTDGTAKIIEGEGITDSDKDTNNVVIDSTLASANDLSVGDTFIITSTEDEETTYEMTIKGIYQSSETSSSMGMNFNFMNPANTLYTYYTFANTLNGSTEDDTIDSAVYTLTDPNKMTDFINEAENLIDTSTFSLQSNDTMFQAMLEPLNNVASFSQNVVLLVAVAGIIILTLIIMITIRERRHELGVLLSLGESRSKIVLQLFAEVAICMIVALGVASFSGNVVANAVGQQLLDQQTETSTDSPAEQQGEQMPGGGNRGPGGQPGGTSNPFTVSEQVSDLEITVQPAQLGLLAAVAFGISLLSVFLASIGILRLNPRKILLN from the coding sequence ATGAATTTTTTCAAACGAGCATTAAAAAGTACAAAAGTAAAATGGGGGCGTTCTTTACTATTATTAGCAGTTTTTACAGCAATCCTTGTCTTCGTTCTTGCTGGACTAACCATACGTAGTGCGGCACAAGAAGCAGCAGAGCAAGCTCAAAAAGATGTCGGTGCGACGGTCACTTTAAGTGCAAATCGTGAAGCGGCTTTTCAAAAACAAACAGTGGCAACTGATACTGAATCCGGTGGACGACCAGATCCTGGAAGTTTCTCCCTCACACCTGTTTCAGTCAGCGATGCAGAAAAGATCGCAGCACTAGATAATGTAGCAAGTTTTTCCTTCGAAAGCTCTGCATCAGCTTTAGCCAATAGCGGGATCACTGCCATTTCAAGCTCTGATACCTCAGAAACATCCGAAGAAACTGATACTGCAACTGATGCTGCACCAAACGGTGAAAACATGGGTGGAGCTATGGGAGGTGGCAAACCTCAAATGATCCAAGCAGATTTTCAAATCAGCGGGGTATCCAATACAGCCCAAACCAGTGGCTTTACAGATGGCACAGCTAAAATCATCGAAGGAGAAGGAATCACTGATAGCGACAAAGATACGAACAATGTTGTGATCGACTCTACTTTAGCTAGTGCGAATGACTTATCCGTAGGAGATACTTTCATAATTACTAGCACGGAAGACGAAGAAACAACTTATGAAATGACGATCAAAGGAATCTATCAGTCAAGTGAAACAAGTAGTAGCATGGGAATGAATTTCAATTTCATGAATCCAGCGAACACTTTGTATACTTATTATACGTTTGCCAATACATTGAATGGCTCGACAGAAGATGACACAATCGATTCTGCGGTTTATACGCTGACCGATCCTAATAAAATGACAGACTTTATCAATGAAGCAGAAAACCTGATCGATACTTCAACGTTCAGTCTTCAATCAAACGATACCATGTTCCAAGCAATGCTTGAACCACTTAACAACGTGGCCAGTTTTTCACAAAATGTCGTTTTACTCGTTGCGGTTGCTGGAATCATTATTTTGACTTTGATCATCATGATCACGATTCGTGAGCGTCGCCATGAACTAGGGGTATTGCTTTCATTAGGTGAATCCAGAAGCAAAATCGTCCTTCAATTGTTTGCAGAAGTGGCCATATGTATGATCGTCGCGTTAGGTGTGGCTTCATTCAGTGGAAATGTCGTTGCAAATGCTGTCGGTCAACAGTTGCTTGATCAACAAACTGAAACGTCAACCGACTCACCTGCCGAGCAACAAGGAGAGCAGATGCCTGGTGGTGGCAATCGTGGACCTGGCGGACAACCAGGTGGAACTAGTAATCCATTTACCGTTTCGGAGCAAGTAAGCGACCTTGAAATCACTGTTCAACCAGCTCAACTTGGCCTACTAGCAGCTGTTGCATTTGGGATCAGCTTACTCTCAGTTTTTCTAGCCTCCATCGGCATACTACGATTAAATCCACGAAAAATTTTATTAAACTAA
- a CDS encoding ribonuclease J, producing the protein MSTIKIIPLGGVRENGKNLYIAEVGEAIFVLDCGLKYPENELLGIDVVIPDFTYLEDNVDRVAGVFLTHGHADAIGALPYLLSKISVPVFGTELTIELAKLNVNRNDAAKGFKDFHVVDEHTEIDFGETIVSFFRTTHTIPDSVGINLKTQEGNIVYTGDFKFDQMAIPMYQTDYARLAEIGKEGVLALLSESANAENATPVASEFQIADEVFDTIKYWEGRIIVACVASNLQRVQQILDAAAKAGRKVVLTGQDFERIIRTAMRLEKLQLPSEDLLVTLKDMKNYEPEELIILETGRMGEPIKSLQKMANGAHRHIKIKEGDLVYITTTPSIAMETMVAKTEDIIYRAGGIVKQISDNLRVSGHANPNDLQLMLNFMKPKYFIPVQGEYRELAAHADLARAVGIPYKNIYITGRGDILEYKNKRMSVAGTTSAENVMIDGLGVGDIGNIVLRDRKILSEDGIFVAVVTISRREKKIVSKPQITSRGFVYVKASRDLINESSNMIETIVGKHLESDDFEWSKLKQEIRDQLGRYLFEQTKRRPVILPVIMEATQRRGKR; encoded by the coding sequence GTGAGTACCATTAAGATTATCCCTTTAGGCGGTGTACGCGAAAACGGAAAAAATTTGTACATTGCAGAAGTAGGGGAAGCTATTTTTGTTTTAGACTGTGGTCTGAAATATCCTGAAAACGAATTATTAGGGATTGACGTTGTGATTCCTGATTTTACGTATTTAGAAGATAATGTCGATCGTGTAGCAGGTGTCTTTCTGACACATGGTCACGCAGATGCGATTGGGGCGTTGCCTTATTTATTGTCAAAGATTTCTGTACCTGTGTTCGGAACTGAATTGACGATCGAATTGGCAAAATTGAATGTCAATCGCAATGATGCTGCAAAAGGATTCAAAGATTTTCATGTGGTAGATGAGCATACAGAGATCGATTTCGGTGAAACGATCGTTAGCTTCTTCCGCACCACCCATACGATTCCAGATTCAGTTGGGATCAATTTAAAAACCCAAGAAGGAAATATCGTTTATACGGGTGATTTCAAATTTGACCAAATGGCGATCCCAATGTACCAAACGGATTACGCTCGTTTAGCAGAGATTGGGAAAGAAGGCGTGTTAGCTTTACTAAGTGAGTCAGCAAATGCAGAAAACGCGACCCCTGTTGCTTCTGAGTTCCAAATTGCTGATGAAGTATTTGATACGATCAAATATTGGGAAGGACGGATCATCGTTGCTTGTGTTGCAAGTAATCTTCAACGCGTCCAACAAATCTTAGACGCCGCTGCTAAAGCAGGACGTAAGGTTGTGTTGACTGGGCAAGACTTTGAACGGATCATCCGAACAGCTATGCGCTTAGAAAAACTTCAATTACCAAGTGAAGACCTATTGGTCACATTAAAAGATATGAAAAACTATGAGCCTGAAGAACTGATCATTTTGGAAACAGGCCGGATGGGTGAACCAATCAAGTCTTTACAAAAAATGGCGAATGGCGCGCATCGCCATATCAAGATCAAAGAAGGCGATCTTGTTTATATCACAACGACACCAAGTATTGCGATGGAAACAATGGTTGCTAAGACAGAAGACATCATTTACCGAGCAGGTGGAATAGTCAAACAAATCTCTGACAACCTGCGGGTTTCCGGTCATGCAAATCCAAATGACTTACAATTGATGTTGAACTTCATGAAACCTAAATATTTCATCCCAGTTCAAGGAGAATACCGTGAACTAGCTGCCCATGCAGACTTAGCCCGTGCAGTAGGTATCCCCTATAAAAATATCTATATCACAGGACGTGGGGATATTTTAGAATATAAAAACAAGCGGATGAGTGTGGCAGGTACGACAAGTGCTGAAAATGTCATGATCGACGGACTAGGTGTTGGCGATATTGGAAACATCGTCTTACGCGATCGTAAAATCTTATCTGAAGACGGTATTTTTGTTGCAGTAGTGACAATTAGTCGTCGCGAAAAGAAAATTGTCTCAAAACCGCAAATCACTTCACGAGGATTTGTTTATGTCAAAGCAAGTCGTGATTTGATCAATGAAAGTAGCAACATGATCGAAACCATTGTAGGCAAACATTTAGAAAGCGATGATTTCGAGTGGAGCAAGCTGAAACAAGAAATACGTGATCAATTAGGTCGCTATTTGTTTGAACAAACCAAACGCCGCCCAGTGATTTTACCAGTCATCATGGAAGCGACACAACGTCGCGGCAAAAGATAA
- a CDS encoding PTS sugar transporter subunit IIB — protein sequence MEKELVLENNQMKEKQIIVFGVTSMSTDSTLYTNLLITKMNNLAKKQHLLVHVDMHSISKLDQYAKAADVILLSPELSSMRESIVKDYPTKVIEVIDMKDYGLLNAENILKKFLHH from the coding sequence ATGGAAAAGGAACTTGTTTTGGAAAATAATCAAATGAAAGAGAAACAGATCATCGTTTTTGGCGTAACTTCAATGAGTACAGATAGTACCCTTTATACCAATTTGTTAATAACAAAGATGAACAACCTAGCAAAAAAACAACATTTACTTGTGCATGTTGACATGCATAGCATTTCTAAGTTAGATCAGTATGCAAAGGCTGCCGATGTTATTCTATTATCTCCAGAGCTTTCTTCTATGCGAGAAAGTATCGTAAAAGATTATCCTACAAAGGTTATTGAAGTGATAGACATGAAAGATTATGGTCTGCTAAATGCCGAGAATATCTTAAAAAAATTTCTCCATCACTAA
- a CDS encoding metal-dependent hydrolase, with the protein MKITYHGHSCISLEMQNGQQVLIDPFITGNPMTDLKVDEVQTDWILITHGHADHIGDMLPIAKNNEATIISIVEIADYAQQQGANSFGMNIGGKREFPFGTVKFVHAQHSSSIEIDGVSRYMGEPSGILIQADGKTIYHAGDTADFSDLALLGEQFMIDVAFLPIGDNYTMGPEDAARAAKRIKAKKVVPIHYNTFPVIEQDPQVFMDLLTDTEGKIMSVSETLEV; encoded by the coding sequence ATGAAGATTACTTATCATGGACATTCTTGTATTTCTCTTGAAATGCAAAATGGCCAGCAAGTGCTGATAGATCCATTTATTACTGGGAATCCTATGACTGATTTAAAAGTGGATGAAGTCCAGACGGACTGGATATTGATCACCCATGGACATGCTGATCATATTGGAGACATGTTGCCGATTGCGAAGAACAATGAGGCGACCATCATCAGTATTGTCGAAATCGCTGATTATGCACAACAGCAAGGAGCAAACTCTTTTGGGATGAATATCGGTGGCAAAAGGGAGTTTCCTTTTGGCACAGTCAAATTTGTCCATGCACAGCATAGTTCAAGTATTGAAATCGATGGTGTTTCGCGTTATATGGGAGAGCCTAGTGGTATTCTGATCCAAGCAGATGGGAAGACGATTTATCATGCGGGTGATACCGCAGATTTTAGCGACTTAGCGCTCTTAGGTGAACAGTTTATGATCGATGTAGCCTTTTTACCGATTGGCGACAATTATACAATGGGACCTGAGGATGCGGCTCGTGCGGCGAAGCGAATCAAAGCGAAGAAAGTCGTGCCGATCCATTACAATACCTTTCCTGTCATTGAACAAGATCCGCAAGTATTCATGGATTTATTAACAGATACCGAAGGAAAAATAATGAGCGTTTCGGAAACGCTGGAAGTGTAG